In a genomic window of Carassius auratus strain Wakin unplaced genomic scaffold, ASM336829v1 scaf_tig00043814, whole genome shotgun sequence:
- the LOC113086682 gene encoding thrombospondin-1-like — MTPRGLVLCLLFWSSVSSRRIEMPDDDTVFDLFELTHVDKKHHGVSLVKGPDPNSPAYKILNPNLIPSVPELSFRDLVYSIQRERGFIFTANLKQAKRTRGSLVSVERTDGTGSVFEIISNGKANTVDLVYWTESGQHVVSIEDVNVANGHWKNITVFVQEDRAQVHVGCEEINTQELDAPIQQILNQESADISSLRIAKGAAKTDRFLGVLQNVRFVFGTTLDAILRNKGCESSSFITDVMALKTPLIGSSPAIRTDYTGHKSKDLQDICSVSCDDLSSMFKELKGLGMVVKQLSNELRQVKAEREGDCLHNGIVHRDKDEWTVDSCTHCTCQNSATVCHDISCPLMPCANATVPDGECCPRCGTPNDAAVDSWSPWSEWTHCSVTCGRGIQQRGRSCDRINSNCDGTSVQTRDCYMQECDKRFKQDGGWSHWSPWASCSVTCGEGVITRIRLCNSPTPQMGGRDCEGDGRQTEPCQKDPCPVNGGWGLWSPWDSCSVTCGGGLQRRHRLCNSPAPKYGGKECMGDSKGTRLCNAQPCPVDGCLSNPCFAGTKCTSFPDGSWKCGECPVGYTGDGVHCQDIDECKEVPDACFVLNGVHQCVNTEPGYNCLPCPPRYSGLQPFGRGTEQAIANKQVCTPRNPCKDGTHDCNKNANCIYLGIFSDIMHRCECKPGYAGNGHICGEDSDLDGWPNKNLHCVENATYHCKKDNCPDLPNSGQEDYDKDGIGDACDHDDDNDGIPDEGDNCPFVFNPGQYDHDHDQVGDSCDNCPYDSNPEQTDTDNNGEGDACAIDIDGDGILNEKDNCPYVYNTDQRDNDGDGVGDHCDNCPLEHNPDQIDSDSDNIGDKCDNNQDIDEDGHQNNLDNCPYIPNANQVDHDKDGKGDACDHDDDNDGVPDEKDNCRLAFNPDQLDSDGDGRGDVCKDDFDVDNVPDMYDVCPENFGISETDFRRFQMVPLDPTGTSQIDPNWVVRHQGKELLQTVNCDPGIAVGYDEFNAVDFSGTFFINTDRDDDYAGFVFGYQSSSRFYVVMWKQITQTYWSHTPTKAQGYSGLSVKVVNSTTGPGEHLRNALWHTGDTEGQVRTLWHDPKNIGWKDYTAYRWQLIHRPKTGHIRVIMYEGKKVLADSGSIYDKTYAGGRLGLFVFSQEMVYFSDLKYECRDSS, encoded by the exons ATGACTCCGAGAGGACTCGTGTTGTGCCTCTTGTTCTGGAGTTCCGTGAGCAGCAGACGCATAG AAATGCCGGATGATGACACCGTGTTCGACCTGTTCGAGCTCACTCATGTCGACAAGAAGCATCACGGGGTGAGCTTAGTGAAGGGACCCGATCCAAACAGCCCCGCGTACAAGATCCTGAACCCGAACCTGATCCCCTCGGTgcccgagctctccttcagggaCCTGGTGTACTCCATCCAGCGCGAGAGAGGCTTCATCTTCACCGCCAACCTGAAGCAAGCCAAGCGCACCAGGGGCAGCCTGGTCTCCGTGGAGAGGACCGACGGCACCGGATCCGTCTTTGAGATCATCTCCAACGGGAAAGCCAACACCGTGGATCTGGTGTACTGGACCGAGAGCGGACAGCACGTGGTGTCCATCGAGGACGTGAACGTGGCGAACGGACACTGGAAGAACATCACGGTGTTTGTGCAGGAGGATCGAGCTCAGGTTCACGTGGGCTGTGAGGAGATCAACACTCAAGAGCTCGATGCTCCGATCCAGCAGATCCTGAATCAGGAGAGCGCGGACATCTCGAGCCTGAGGATCGCCAAAGGAGCCGCCAAAACCGATCGCTTTCTG GGAGTTCTCCAGAACGTGCGTTTTGTTTTTGGAACGACGCTGGACGCGATTTTACGCAATAAAGGATGCGAGAGCT CATCCTTCATCACTGACGTCATGGCCTTGAAAACCCCCTTGATTGGATCCAGCCCAGCCATCCGCACTGATTACACCGGACACAAGTCTAAAG ATCTGCAGGACATCTGCAGTGTCTCTTGCGACGATCTGTCCAGCATGTTTAAGGAGCTCAAGGGACTCGGCATGGTGGTGAAGCAATTGTCAAACGAGCTCCGCCAAGTG AAAGCAGAAAGAGAAGGGGATTGTCTGCACAATGGCATCGTTCACAGAGACAAAGACGAGTGGACGGTGGACAGCTGCACACACTGCACATGTCAG AACTCTGCCACTGTGTGCCATGACATCTCCTGTCCTCTCATGCCCTGTGCCAACGCTACTGTCCCCGACGGCGAATGCTGCCCACGCTGCGGAACAC CGAACGATGCGGCTGTAGACAGCTGGTCACCCTGGTCCGAATGGACACACTGTTCGGTGACCTGTGGCAGAGGCATTCAGCAGCGTGGACGCTCTTGTGACCGAATCAACAGCAACTGCGACGGCACATCTGTCCAGACGAGAGACTGTTACATGCAAGAATGCGACAAACGCT TCAAGCAGGATGGCGGCTGGAGCCACTGGTCCCCCTGGGCTTCTTGCTCAGTGACATGTGGCGAGGGTGTCATCACTCGCATCCGGTTGTGCAACTCCCCTACGCCTCAGATGGGCGGGAGAGACTGCGAGGGAGACGGTCGTCAGACAGAGCCATGCCAGAAGGACCCGTGCCCAG TAAATGGAGGCTGGGGACTCTGGTCACCATGGGACTCTTGCTCCGTCACGTGCGGTGGAGGACTGCAGCGCAGACACCGTCTGTGTAACAGCCCCGCTCCCAAATACGGTGGAAAAGAATGTATGGGTGACTCCAAAGGAACCCGTTTGTGCAACGCCCAGCCGTGTCCAGTTG ATGGATGCCTGTCTAACCCGTGCTTCGCCGGCACCAAATGCACCAGCTTCCCCGATGGCTCCTGGAAGTGCGGCGAGTGTCCGGTTGGATACACTGGGGATGGAGTCCACTGTCAAGATATCGACGAG TGCAAAGAAGTTCCTGATGCCTGTTTTGTGCTGAATGGAGTCCATCAGTGTGTGAACACAGAACCAGGCTACAACTGCCTGCCCTGCCCTCCACGCTACTCTGGACTGCAGCCCTTCGGCAGGGGAACAGAGCAGGCCATTGCCAACAAACAG GTCTGCACACCTAGAAACCCATGCAAGGATGGCACCCATGACTGCAATAAGAATGCCAACTGCATCTACCTGGGCATCTTCTCTGACATCATGCACCGCTGCGAATGTAAACCAGGCTACGCTGGGAACGGTCACATCTGTGGAGAGGACTCTGATCTTGACGGCTGGCCAAACAAGAACCTCCACTGTGTGGAGAACGCCACCTACCACTGCAAGAAG gaCAACTGTCCTGACCTTCCCAACTCTGGTCAAGAAGACTATGATAAAGATGGAATTGGAGATGCTTGTGACCATGATGATGACAATGATGGGATCCCTGATGAAGGG GACAATTGCCCGTTCGTCTTTAACCCAGGACAGTACGACCATGACCACGATCAAGTTGGCGACAGTTGTGATAACTGCCCATATGACAGTAATCCAGAACAGACCGACACCGACAACAACGGCGAGGGTGATGCGTGTGCCATTGACATCGATGGTGATG GCATCCTGAATGAGAAGGACAACTGTCCATATGTGTACAACACTGACCAGAGAGACAATGATGGAGACGGAGTCGGTGACCACTGTGACAACTGCCCACTGGAGCACAACCCTGACCAG ATCGACTCTGACTCTGACAACATTGGAGACAAGTGTGACAACAACCAGGACATCGATGAGGATGGACATCAGAACAACCTTGACAACTGTCCCTACATTCCCAACGCCAACCAGGTCGACCACGACAAGGACGGCAAAGGAGACGCCTGTGATCacgatgatgataatgatggCGTGCCTGATGAAAAAGACAACTGCCGACTCGCCTTCAACCCAGATCAACTGGATTCGGACG GAGACGGACGAGGTGACGTTTGCAAGGACGACTTTGATGTTGATAACGTGCCGGATATGTACGACGTTTGCCCGGAGAACTTCGGCATCAGTGAAACAGACTTCCGTAGGTTCCAAATGGTTCCTCTCGATCCCACCGGAACTTCCCAAATCGACCCCAACTGGGTCGTCCGTCACCAGGGCAAAGAACTTCTGCAGACGGTCAACTGTGATCCTGGCATCGCTGTTG GTTATGATGAGTTCAATGCTGTGGACTTTAGCGGCACGTTCTTCATCAACACAGACCGTGACGACGACTACGCCGGCTTTGTGTTTGGCTACCAATCTAGCTCACGTTTCTACGTGGTGATGTGGAAACAGATCACACAGACCTACTGGTCTCATACACCCACTAAAGCACAGGGGTACTCTGGACTGTCCGTTAAAGTAGTGAACTCGACCACAGGACCGGGCGAACACCTCAGGAACGCTTTGTGGCACACTGGAGACACAGAGGGACAG GTGCGCACCCTGTGGCATGATCCCAAGAACATTGGCTGGAAGGATTACACCGCCTACAGATGGCAACTAATCCACAGACCCAAAACCGGACACATCAG AGTCATCATGTATGAAGGCAAGAAAGTCTTGGCTGATTCCGGAAGCATCTATGATAAGACGTATGCCGGAGGAAGACTTGGCCTCTTTGTCTTCTCTCAAGAGATGGTTTACTTCTCAGACCTCAAATACGAATGCAGAG ATTCATCATAA